One region of Drosophila subobscura isolate 14011-0131.10 chromosome J, UCBerk_Dsub_1.0, whole genome shotgun sequence genomic DNA includes:
- the LOC117894655 gene encoding uncharacterized protein LOC117894655: MITGPEARQTHRLLDLKKQQWAKEREEIARMDEMYHHHQQHTSHHKIERTSIRTYYSNLDLSQTSTSNQTSSQSRRRLPAPQPSQQQDMQLILRQAQAPPAVAQEYRHVGGYLNQLERYIEDLDVDADADFEDDEESLYRRTRRGSYAPGMTNSTRQMQMAPARYVEMMPPTSMQTAKGRMQHSQQGQQQQQGYQQQAGGYMQQQRLRSPSLPSIRRQRVRHQEKAANQPGNNNNLPNGKPNDIDPGNQQAGHAHRLNNNNHTGAAPAPQEEDTSGYLSDNTPPKNNNNNGNNNNNNTHTPDIWFNDGASQIESISGLGSASVVEERETIPLGMAVAGGRRLRRSIQGGGLAAAAGGGGAAAVPLLPIGGGVGGVAKGNAYVIKERRRVAGQGYEPLANDGYLADGCCYMAAPPSSSNMSISRDVSTSNTYQVQVQGGGDYYIHEQHEQHERERERARWANQQQQQQTMQMMPPPPGWLNRGIHDLKDGSEDDVQSMQSSSTYLRGQNAPLDAQTLAERMDKRRKASEYHNAIKKQLHEREMIRKWELERQRQEEQLEEERLRRQKQMDQERVEYERRQLLEREEAQQKKQQAMLDAIAKAEVAAQMEKQQKRKKPQQRGQKEGQDEAELLRVQSVEEEEEEEEASHTPRGAPPVVAEEKVLIGTPINLRRTITKPIKQPSGGEQEKDNLALLMQPATLIPLPVTTDIFGLQNAIGNLQIATYLMQPPQQLHMQMPMQMPPSAASSSVVEQTYSKATMTQRTDTSIYTEDGYQAEKEEEEEPEEEETLTTARSGLITGASGGCFSPDSLEVDVAPSDKLALIPLPQRLAGGGAEDARETESAAAERLNSDVETQTELPLNCDLCLFHDNFYKVLLKREVSTTTTTQTSKTQTQSPKEASAAAEAAKDHETTTTTTTTTTTTFKAKSKDKDKDKCLKKNHNSKDKDKMDDRPKWGVNRPIVQYVKASDRDPFCLRKKKNQHPATATGTAGKPPRSLSMDSRLDSVAVDQLLDASSTMDQQADGEDEEGFLLKARNVCTEILPIKTDEKGRIFLNFREASAIMNEDEIKDKLRQKYFNFGRILPRRSWASATHNGLPFSAAAVAVATPAVLPLPLPLVPTLVGDMADD, encoded by the exons ATGATTACGGGTCCGGAAGCGAGGCAAACGCATAGGTTGTTGGACTTGAAGAAGCAGCAATGGGCCAAGGAGAGAG AGGAAATTGCACGCATGGATGAGATgtaccatcatcatcagcagcacaCGTCGCACCACAAGATTGAACGCACTTCGATACGCACTTACTACTCGAACTTGGATCTCAGTCAGACATCGACCTCCAATCAGACATCCAGTCAGTCGAGGCGACGATTGCCAGCACCACAGccctcgcagcagcaggatatgCAATTGATCCTgcgacaggcacaggcaccacCAGCTGTGGCACAGGAGTATCGCCATGTGGGCGGTTATCTGAATCAATTGGAGCGCTATATCGAGGATCTGGATGTGGATGCCGATGCAGACTTTGAGGACGATGAGGAGTCGCTGTACAGGCGCACGCGGCGTGGCAGCTATGCACCGGGCATGACCAACAGCACGCGACAGATGCAAATGGCACCGGCACGCTATGTGGAAATGATGCCACCCACCTCCATGCAGACGGCCAAGGGAAGGATGCAGCACtcgcagcaggggcagcagcagcagcagggataccagcagcaggcaggaggatATATGCAACAGCAACGTTTGAGGAGTCCCAGTTTGCCTTCCATTCGCAGGCAGAGGGTGAGGCATCAGGAAAAGGCGGCCAATCAAcctggcaacaacaataacctGCCGAATGGCAAACCAAATGACATTGATCCTGGCAACCAGCAAGCAGGACATGCACATCgattaaacaacaacaatcacacaGGAGCGGCTCCAGCgccgcaggaggaggacaCCTCGGGGTATCTGAGCGACAATACACCacccaagaacaacaacaacaatggcaacaacaacaacaacaacacacacacgcccgaCATTTGGTTCAACGATGGAGCCAGCCAGATTGAGAGCATTAGTGGGTTGGGCAGTGCCAGTGTCGTGGAGGAGCGTGAAACCATTCCCCTGggaatggctgtggctgggggtCGTCGTCTACGTCGATCGATACAGGGTGGaggactggcagcagcagcaggaggaggaggagcagcagcagtgccactgCTGCCCATTGGCGGGGGAGTTGGTGGGGTGGCAAAGGGGAATGCATATGTCATCAAGGAACGACGACGTGTGGCAGGACAGGGATACGAGCCGCTGGCAAACGATGGCTACCTGGCCGATGG ctgctgctacATGGCGGCGCCACCCAGCTCCTCCAACATGAGCATCAGTCGGGATGTGTCCACCTCCAATACGTACCAAGTGCAGGTGCAGGGCGGCGGCGACTACTACATACACGAGCAGCACGAACAGCacgagcgagagcgggagcgtGCCCGCTGGgccaatcagcagcagcagcagcagacgatgCAGATgatgccaccgccgcctggCTGGCTGAATCGTGGCATACACGACCTCAAGGATGGCAGCGAGGACGATGTGCAGTCGATGCAGTCATCCTCCACATATTTGAGGGGACAGAATGCACCACTGGATGCACAAACGCTGGCCGAGCGCATGGACAAGCGGCGGAAGGCCTCGGAGTACCACAATGCCATCAAGAAGCAGCTCCATGAGCGGGAGATGATCAGGAAATGGGAACTGGAGCgccagcggcaggaggagcagctcgaAGAGGAGCGTCTGAGGCGGCAGAAGCAAATGGATCAGGAGCGGGTGGAGTacgagcggcggcagctgctggagcgggaggaggcgcagcagaagaagcagcaggcgATGCTGGATGCCATAGCCAAGGCAGAGGTGGCAGCCCAAATGGAGAAGCAACAGAAGCGCAAGAAGCCACAGCAAAGGGGGCAAAAGGAGGGACAGGACGAGGCAGAACTGCTGCGAGTGCAGtcagtggaggaggaggaggaagaggaggaggcatcCCATACGCCACGTGGGG CCCCTCCTGTCGTTGCCGAAGAGAAAGTGCTGATTGGAACGCCCATCAATCTGCGACGAACCATCACGAAACCCATCAAGCAACCCTCGGGCGGGGAGCAGGAAAAGGATAATCTGGCACTGCTGATGCAGCCGGCCACCCTGATCCCACTGCCCGTGACAACGGACATTTTTGGGCTTCAGAATGCCATTGGGAATCTGCAGATTGCCACGTACTTGATGCAACctccgcagcagctgcacatgCAGATGCCCATGCAGATGCCACCCTCGGCTGCCTCCTCTTCGGTGGTGGAGCAGACATACTCGAAGGCCACAATGACCCAAAGGACGGATACGTCCATCTACACGGAGGATGGCTATCAGGCGgaaaaggaggaggaagaggagcccGAAGAGGAGGAGACTCTAACGACAGCTCGTTCGGGTCTTATCACGGGTGCCAGTGGCGGTTGCTTCTCCCCCGACTCGCTGGAAGTGGATGTGGCACCCAGCGATAAGTTGGCACTCATTCCGCTACCCCAGCGactggcaggaggaggagcagaagacGCAAGGGAAACAgaatctgcagcagctgaaagaCTCAACAGCGATGTGGAGACCCAAACGGAGTTGCCTCTGAACTGTGATCTGTGCCTGTTCCACGACAACTTCTACAAGGTGCTGCTGAAGCGCGAGGTgtccaccacaaccaccacacaGACATCCAAGACGCAGACGCAGTCCCCCAAGGAAGcttcggcagcggcagaggcagccaaagaTCACGAGacgacaaccacaacaactACCACAACTACGACCACATTCAAGGCCAAGagcaaggacaaggacaaggacaagtgCCTCAAGAAGAACCACAAcagcaaggacaaggacaagatGGACGATCGCCCCAAATGGGGTGTGAATCGTCCCATCGTTCAGTATGTTAAAGCCAGCGATCGGGATCCATTTTGTCTGCGCAAAAAGAAGAATCAACAtccggccacagccacaggcacagcggGCAAGCCACCGCGTTCCCTCTCCATGGACTCGCGACTGGATTCGGTGGCTGTCGATCAGCTGCTGGATGCCTCTTCCACCATGGATCAGCAGGCGGATGGGGAGGATGAAGAGGGTTTCCTGCTGAAGGCGCGCAATGTCTGCACGGAGATACTGCCCATCAAGACGGATGAAAAGGGTCGCATTTTCCTCAATTTTCGCGAGGCCAGTGCCATAATGAACGAGGACGAGATCAAGGATAAACTAAGGCAAAAGTATTTCAATTTTGGCAGGATTCTGCCGCGTCGCAGCTGGGCATCGGCCACACACAATGGGCTGCCCTTCAGTGCGGcagccgtggcagtggcaacaccAGCAgtactgcctctgccactcccactgGTGCCCACCCTGGTGGGGGATATGGCAGATGATTGA